The Megalops cyprinoides isolate fMegCyp1 chromosome 19, fMegCyp1.pri, whole genome shotgun sequence genome has a window encoding:
- the LOC118794427 gene encoding microfibril-associated glycoprotein 4-like has product MKAPLMAMLLAVLLALPAVLNPLPSVPLDCADVYSSGVGRSGVYTIYPAGPTSPVQVFCDMGCEEDSDGGRWTVIQRRMDGSVNFYRGWDQYQRGFGPASGEYWLGLETIHLLTRQKSYELRVDMQDFEGGKVHAQYSSFSIQSESEGYKLLVTGFTDGGAGDSLTYHNGHKFSTFDRDQDAAPENCAKSYDGAFWYNSCHYANPNGLYAWGKDSKNAVGVNWYHWKAYEYSLKSIKMKIRPVGLGQSQ; this is encoded by the exons ATGAAG GCTCCTCTGATGGCCATGCTCCTGGCCGTGCTCCTGGCCCTGCCGGCGGTGCTGAACCCCCTGCCCTCGGTCCCACTGGACTGTGCAGACGTGTACAGCAGCGGTGTGGGCCGGAGCGGCGTGTACACCATCTACCCCGCGGGACCTACCTCCCCCGTCCAGGTCTTCTGTGACATGGGCTGTGAGGAAGACTCTGATGGAGGAAGATggaca gTGATCCAGAGAAGAATGGATGGATCAGTGAACTTCTACAGGGGGTGGGACCAGTACCAGCGCGGCTTTGGCCCAGCGTCTGGGGAGTACTGGCTAG GACTGGAGACCATCCACCTCCTCACTCGGCAGAAGAGTTATGAGTTGAGGGTGGACATGCAGGACTTTGAAGGGGGCAAAGTTCACGCTCAGTACTCCTCCTTCTCTATCCAGTCCGAGTCAGAGGGGTACAAGCTGCTGGTGACTGGGTTCACAGATGGAGGAGCAG GGGACTCTTTGACTTATCACAATGGCCACAAGTTCAGCACCTTTGACCGAGACCAGGATGCCGCTCCTGAGAACTGCGCCAAGTCCTACGATGGCGCTTTCTGGTATAACAGCTGTCACTACGCAAACCCCAACGGTCTCTACGCATGGGGAAAGGACTCAAAGAATGCTGTTGGTGTAAACTGGTACCATTGGAAGGCTTATGAGTACTCTCTGAAATCTATTAAGATGAAGATCAGACCTGTGGGCCTGGGCCAATCTCAGTAG
- the shfl gene encoding shiftless antiviral inhibitor of ribosomal frameshifting protein homolog, translating into MHRRQGEVELEKSVRRLREKFHGKIPVDKATVLMRRYSNNHRIVAMNIILMKDEELDEEDRESLRTDADVRNVVRRLEAEEQERAAPPTTPPAPPPTPPPRYQPGAGRVAQQDRDIKELGERLRVLPLTQENLHMFEHAQQDHAPSVLHQFACHACDLDWWRRVPQRKRVSRCQQCKRKYDPVPADKMWGLAEFHCPTCMRVFRGFGRMDVGSPCYTCRSIITPTQILPPRQRRGGAGLRRQNPHSCLAEDCYNRQEPHVPGTECVHPRSRQQNRKPRVVNPSPAHVSSGSTVNTCLSQGSIVDLYQLILEDILEEGEGQGEGGSGTEEDTSTSDTS; encoded by the exons ATGCATCGACGccagggagaggtggag CTGGAGAAGAGTGTAAGGCGACTCAGAGAGAAGTTCCATGGCAAAATCCCTGTTGACAAGGCGACTGTTCTCATGCGTCGCTATAGCAACAACCACAGAATTGTGGCCATGAACATCATACTGATGAAAGACGAGG AACTGGatgaggaggacagagagagcctGCGGACAGACGCGGATGTGAGG AATGTGGTGCGGAGACTGGAGGCTGAGGAGCAGGAGCGGGctgcaccccccaccacaccccccgccccacccccaacaccccccccacgcTATCAG CCCGGTGCAGGCCGTGTGGCCCAACAGGACCGGGACATCAAG GAGCTCGGTGAGAGGCTGAGGGTTCTGCCGCTGACGCAGGAGAACCTGCACATGTTTGAGCACGCGCAGCAGGACCACGCCCCCTCCGTGCTGCACCAGTTCGCCTGCCACGCCTGCGACCTGGACTGGTGGCGCCGCGTCCCGCAGAGGAAGAGG GTGTCCCGCTGTCAACAGTGTAAAAGGAAGTATGATCCTGTCCCTGCTGACAAGATGTGGGGCCTTGCGGAGTTCCACTGCCCCACCTGCATGCGGGTCTTTAG GGGGTTTGGCCGGATGGATGTGGGGTCTCCCTGCTACACCTGCCGTTCCATCATCACCCCAACACAAATTCTGCCCCCCCGACAGAGACGGGGTGGTGCAGGACTTAGGAGACAGAACCCACACAGCTGCCTGGCGGAGGACTGCTACAACCGGCAgg agcctCATGTTCCTGGGACAGAGTGTGTTCACCCTCGCAGTCGTCAGCAGAACCGCAAACCCCGTGTAGTGAACCCCAGCCCCGCCCACGTGAGCTCGGGTTCGACGGTGAACACATGTCTGAGTCAGGGCAGCATTGTGGACTTGTACCAGCTGATTCTGGAGGACATcttggaggagggggagggtcagggggaggggggcagcgggACAGAGGAGGACACCAGCACCAGTGACACCAGCTAA
- the soul5 gene encoding heme-binding protein 2, whose amino-acid sequence MACVSGILLLVLMVTAEAYVGNSSESSFCTETKECLLFDLVCKTPEYEVRHYSLTRWVSTEAESYFMEIAVTTAFRRLFKYITGANENGQKIDMTAPVLVKMQEDRKLLQSSVYTLSFLLPSAYQANAPKPTDEKVYFTDMADTMVYVRSYGGWMVSMTDRIHSSQLKKDLDRVQAAYGKDFHYAVGYDSPMKLLNRHNEVWYSVEGEPVCTSPDTP is encoded by the exons AT GGCCTGTGTCTCAGGAATCCTTCTGTTGGTGCTGATGGTCACGGCTGAGGCTTATGTGGG AAACTCCAGTGAGTCCAGCTTCTGCACAGAGACCAAGGAGTGCCTTCTGTTCGACCTGGTGTGCAAAACACCAGAGTATGAG GTGCGTCATTACAGCCTGACCAGGTGGGTGTCGACAGAGGCGGAGTCCTACTTCATGGAGATTGCAGTAACCACGGCATTCCGGAGACTCTTTAAATACATCACAGGAGCCAATGAGAATG GTCAGAAGATCGACATGACCGCTCCTGTCCTGGTGAAAATGCAAGAGGATAGGAAGCTACTGCAATCCTCTGTCTACACGCTCAGCTTCCTGCTGCCATCAGCCTATCAGGCAAATGCACCCAAACCCACTGATGAGAAG GTGTATTTCACCGACATGGCGGATACCATGGTGTACGTGAGGAGCTACGGGGGCTGGATGGTATCCATGACAGACAGAATCCACTCCAGCCAGCTGAAGAAAGATCTGGACAGGGTTCAGGCCGCTTATGGAAAGGACTTCCACTATGCTGTTGGCTATGACAG ccCCATGAAGCTGCTGAATAGACACAACGAGGTGTGGTACAGTGTTGAAGGGGAGCCAGTGTGCACCAGCCCAGACACTCCATGA
- the nr5a5 gene encoding nuclear receptor subfamily 5, group A, member 5, giving the protein MNTSSFHPDHPPAAPFHPASYGQDFLAKDGPSTSQDLRTEPDPAPLQGEACPICGDRVSGYHYGLLTCESCKGFFKRTVQNNKRYTCAERQSCPMDPAQRKRCPYCRFQKCLTVGMRREAVRADRMRGGRNKFGPLYRRDRQLKQQRDASHQPNTAPYRIKLESTPAPLTTLSHDLQLLSSPTSTPCSSDSFHQSQPMASSMGQSESPMLLDCTINRDRALALSSFPHPGLYHSTFQGYVQGKADAPHSYSQPVSHALPAAPPAACLLTELLRGEPEETQLCARVLASLQREQASRGKHDRLNTFSIMCKMADQTLFGLVEWARNSTLFKELKVEDQMCLLQCCWSELLVLDHLYRQVAYGRDGSIYLVTGQQIDVSTILSQAGPTLSSLVSRAQDMVSKLRTLQMDRHEFVCLKYLVLFNPDVKSVQDRGQVECTQEQVNRALMEHTLHTHPGHSDKFGQLLLRLPEVRSISLQVEEYLYQRHLLGDLPCNSLLTEMLHAKHS; this is encoded by the exons ATGAACACCTCATCCTTCCATCCGGACCATCCCCCGGCCGCGCCCTTTCACCCCGCGAGTTACGGGCAGGACTTTTTGGCGAAGGACGGACCCTCCACAT CCCAGGATCTGAGGACAGAGCCAGACCCAGCCCCCCTGCAGGGCGAGGCCTGTCCCATCTGTGGGGACAGGGTGTCGGGCTACCACTATGGCCTACTCACATGCGAGAGCTGCAAG ggCTTCTTCAAGCGCACAGTTCAGAACAACAAGCGCTACACgtgtgcagagagacagagctgcccAATGGACCCGGCGCAGAGAAAACGCTGCCCCTACTGCCGCTTCCAGAAGTGTCTGACGGTTGGCATGAGGAGAGAGG cGGTGAGGGCCGACCGAATGAGGGGCGGCAGGAACAAATTTGGACCCCTTTACCGGCGGGACAggcagctgaagcagcagagAGACGCCTCCCACCAGcccaacactgccccctacaggatCAAACTGGAAAGCACGCCCGCTCCGCTGACCACCCTGTCGCACGACCTTCAGCTGCTGTCCAGCCCCACTTCCACACCCTGCTCCTCTGACTCcttccaccaatcacagcccatGGCCTCCAGCATGGGCCAATCAGAAAGCCCCATGCTTTTGGACTGTACCATCAACAGAGACAGGGCTCTGGCCTTGTCTTCTTTTCCCCATCCTGGACTGTACCACTCTACCTTCCAGGGGTATGTCCAGGGAAAGGCTGACGCCCCTCACAGCTACAGCCAGCCTGTGAGCCACGCCCTGCCCGCAGCTCCGCCCGCAGCCTGTCTCCTGACTGAGCTGCTGCGGGGGGAGCCCGAGGAGACGCAGCTCTGCGCGAGGGTGCTGGCCAGCCTGCAGAGGGAGCAGGCCAGCCGCGGGAAGCACGACCGGCTCAACACCTTCAGCATCATGTGCAAGATGGCAGACCAGACGCTGTTTGGGCTGGTGGAGTGGGCCCGCAACAGCACCCTCTTCAAGGAGCTGaag GTAGAGGATCAGATgtgtctgctgcagtgctgctggagTGAGCTGCTGGTGTTGGATCACCTGTACAGACAGGTGGCTTATGGAAGAGATGGCAGCATCTACCTGGTGACTGGGCAGCAG ATCGACGTGTCCACCATCCTGTCCCAGGCTGGCCCCACTCTCAGCAGTCTGGTGTCCCGGGCACAGGACATGGTGTCCAAACTCAGGACACTGCAGATGGACAGACACGAGTTTGTGTGTCTCAAGTACCTGGTCCTCTTCAATCCAG ATGTGAAGTCGGTGCAGGATCGGGGGCAGGTGGAGTGCACTCAGGAGCAGGTGAACCGGGCGCTGATGgagcacaccctgcacacacaccccggGCACTCGGACAAATTCGGCCAGCTGTTGCTTCGGCTGCCGGAGGTGCGTAGCATCAGCCTGCAGGTGGAGGAGTACCTGTACCAGCGTCACCTGCTGGGGGACCTGCCCTGCAACTCTCTGCTGACCGAGATGCTGCATGCCAAACACAGCTGA